A single region of the Thermoanaerobacterium aotearoense genome encodes:
- a CDS encoding GH1 family beta-glucosidase gives MANFPKGFLFGTATSSYQIEGAVNEDGRTPSIWDTFSKTSGMTYNGDTGDIACDHYHRYKEDVVILKEIGVKAYRFSIAWPRIFPEKGNFNPKGIDFYKRLVEELLKNDIIPVATIYHWDLPQWAGDLGGWLNRDLIYWYSEYSQKLFKEIGNVVPMWITHNEPWCASILSYGIGEHAPGHKDYREALIAAHHILLSHGEAVKIFRDMNIKESQIGITLNLTPAYPASERDVDRLAAQYADGFSNRWFLDPIFKGNYPEDMIELYKEEIGKFDFIKSEDLGIISQPIDFLGINFYSRSIVKYSEKSMLKWIGVEGPGAKTDMGWEIRPESLYDLLKRLDKEYTRIPIYITENGAAFKDIITEDGKVHDQERIEYIKEHLKYANKFIKEGGNLKGYFLWSFLDNFEWAFGYSKRFGIVYVDYKTQKRILKDSALWYKEVINRASIVF, from the coding sequence ATGGCTAATTTTCCAAAAGGTTTTTTGTTTGGAACAGCAACATCATCATATCAGATAGAAGGAGCGGTAAATGAAGATGGCAGAACGCCTTCTATATGGGATACATTTTCAAAAACTAGTGGCATGACATACAACGGTGATACAGGAGATATTGCTTGTGACCATTATCACAGATATAAAGAAGATGTAGTAATATTAAAGGAAATAGGCGTAAAAGCTTACAGGTTTTCTATAGCATGGCCGAGAATTTTTCCGGAGAAAGGCAATTTTAATCCTAAAGGAATTGATTTTTATAAAAGATTAGTAGAGGAGCTATTAAAGAATGATATAATTCCTGTGGCCACAATATATCATTGGGATTTACCACAGTGGGCTGGAGATTTGGGAGGATGGTTAAATAGGGACTTAATATATTGGTATTCAGAATACTCTCAAAAATTGTTTAAAGAAATAGGCAATGTGGTTCCAATGTGGATAACACATAATGAACCGTGGTGTGCATCAATATTAAGCTATGGGATTGGTGAGCATGCACCAGGGCATAAAGACTATAGAGAAGCGTTAATTGCGGCACATCATATATTACTATCTCATGGTGAGGCAGTAAAGATTTTTAGAGATATGAATATAAAAGAAAGTCAAATTGGAATAACCTTAAATTTAACACCTGCGTATCCGGCAAGTGAAAGAGATGTAGACAGATTAGCAGCTCAATATGCAGACGGTTTTTCTAATAGATGGTTTTTAGATCCAATATTCAAAGGGAACTATCCAGAAGATATGATAGAATTATACAAAGAAGAAATTGGAAAATTTGATTTCATAAAAAGCGAAGATTTAGGTATTATAAGTCAACCGATAGACTTTTTGGGAATTAATTTTTATAGCAGATCGATTGTTAAGTATAGTGAAAAATCTATGCTAAAATGGATAGGAGTGGAAGGACCTGGTGCTAAGACAGACATGGGTTGGGAGATAAGACCTGAATCACTGTATGATCTTTTGAAAAGACTTGATAAAGAGTATACAAGAATACCAATCTATATAACTGAAAATGGAGCAGCATTTAAAGATATAATAACAGAAGATGGCAAGGTTCATGATCAAGAAAGGATAGAATATATAAAAGAACATCTAAAATATGCCAATAAATTTATTAAAGAAGGAGGAAATTTAAAAGGATATTTTTTATGGTCGTTTTTGGACAATTTTGAATGGGCCTTTGGATATTCAAAGAGATTTGGTATAGTTTATGTGGATTATAAAACACAAAAAAGAATTTTAAAAGATAGTGCATTATGGTACAAAGAAGTGATAAATAGAGCTTCAATTGTTTTTTAA
- a CDS encoding glycoside hydrolase family 5 protein translates to MNKLHINKWYFFVGMLAMFAVIMSLILKDTSLTFGGYEQEKFPHLIGNSMVKKPSLAGRLKIIEIDGRKTLGDQRGNPIQLRGMSTHGLQWFPQIINNNAFSALSKDWEANVIRLAMYVGEGGYSTDPSVKEKVIEGINLAIKNDMYVIVDWHVLNPGDPNAKIYSGAKEFFKEIASKYPNDLHIIYELTNEPNSTESDITNDIAGWEKVKKYAEPIIKMLRDMGNENIIIVGSPEWSTRPDLAVNDPIDDKNVMYSAHFYTGSASVWENGNKGNIARNIEKALENGLAVFVTEWGTSEASGDGGPYLNEADEWLEFLNSNNISWVNWSLANKNEASAAFLPNISLDPGNGKVWTVNQLSLSGEYVRARIKGIPYKPISRETMGK, encoded by the coding sequence TTGAATAAATTGCATATTAATAAATGGTACTTTTTTGTAGGTATGCTTGCTATGTTTGCTGTAATTATGAGTCTAATCTTAAAAGATACATCTTTAACCTTTGGTGGTTATGAACAGGAAAAATTTCCACATTTAATAGGAAATTCTATGGTAAAAAAACCTTCATTAGCGGGTAGACTTAAAATTATAGAAATAGATGGTAGAAAGACACTGGGGGATCAGCGCGGTAATCCAATACAGTTGAGAGGAATGAGCACGCACGGATTACAGTGGTTCCCGCAAATTATTAATAACAATGCTTTCTCTGCTTTATCGAAAGATTGGGAAGCAAATGTAATCAGATTGGCTATGTATGTTGGTGAAGGTGGTTATTCTACAGATCCAAGTGTTAAAGAAAAAGTTATAGAAGGAATAAATTTAGCGATTAAGAATGATATGTATGTAATAGTTGACTGGCATGTTTTGAATCCTGGCGATCCAAACGCAAAGATATATAGTGGTGCAAAAGAATTCTTTAAAGAAATAGCTAGTAAATATCCAAATGACTTACATATTATATATGAGCTCACTAATGAACCAAATTCAACAGAATCAGATATAACAAATGATATTGCAGGGTGGGAAAAAGTAAAAAAATATGCAGAGCCAATTATAAAAATGTTAAGAGATATGGGAAATGAAAATATAATAATTGTTGGAAGCCCAGAATGGAGTACAAGACCTGATTTAGCGGTAAATGATCCTATCGATGACAAAAATGTTATGTATAGTGCTCATTTTTATACTGGAAGTGCTAGTGTGTGGGAAAATGGCAATAAAGGAAATATTGCTAGAAACATTGAAAAAGCACTTGAAAATGGCTTAGCCGTATTTGTTACAGAATGGGGAACCAGTGAAGCAAGTGGAGATGGAGGCCCGTATTTAAATGAAGCAGATGAATGGCTGGAGTTTTTAAATTCTAATAATATTAGCTGGGTTAATTGGTCATTAGCTAATAAAAATGAAGCTTCAGCCGCATTTTTACCAAATATTTCTTTGGATCCTGGTAATGGTAAAGTGTGGACAGTAAATCAATTGAGTCTTTCAGGAGAATATGTAAGAGCTAGAATAAAGGGAATTCCTTATAAACCTATTTCTCGCGAGACGATGGGAAAATAA